One Pseudodesulfovibrio senegalensis DNA segment encodes these proteins:
- a CDS encoding ribonucleoside triphosphate reductase → MPKQILKRDGCLETWSVDRIGNAIFKALKGSGIKDPLLSKRLAKKVEQRLEDVDIPEQEMVQDTVQQVLMEARLYKVAERYIIYREKRRELRKQNQAYMDVAGMVETYLDNSDWRVNENSNMVHSFQGLILHMAGSVQARYVLEKYPEEIRDAHTHGYMHIHDLSFGLAGYCSGWSLRDLLLEGFNLKDRCCSSPAQHFDAACGQIVNFLGTLQNEWAGAQAFNNVDTYLAPFIRHDGLNYHQVKQQMQKLVYNLNTTSRWGGQSPFTNFTLDFTPPSHIANEPVIIGGEFQDSTYGEYAEEMAMINQAFLEVMLEGDADGRIFSFPIPTYNVTPDFAWDSEAGSLLLKMTARYGAPYFQNFINSDLNPEDVRSMCCRLQMDLREIRKKTGGLFGAGDLTGSIGVVTLNLPKLAYLAHNEEDFMELITEYAEMARDSLEFKRKMIQKSLDAGMFPYSRRYLKNGYKGHFSTIGVIGGHEACQNLLGKGIETEAGVRLMRRVLRLLRRLVVDFQEETGNLYNLEATPGEGTCYRLAKIDRNLYADIITAGSDEVPYYTNSTLLPVGVTTDVLFALEHQDQLQTQYNGGTVFHSFIGEAAPDEESVKSFLIKAMTNTKIPYISLTPTFSICEEHGYIAGEHFDCPTCGKEAEVYTRVVGYYRPVSRWNKGKQQEYKDRAEYSMDSVCCG, encoded by the coding sequence ATGCCCAAACAAATTCTCAAACGCGACGGTTGCCTGGAAACGTGGTCCGTGGACCGCATCGGCAACGCAATCTTCAAGGCTCTCAAGGGCAGCGGCATCAAGGATCCGCTTTTGTCCAAACGGTTGGCCAAGAAAGTGGAACAACGGCTGGAAGACGTGGATATTCCCGAACAGGAAATGGTTCAGGACACGGTCCAGCAGGTGCTCATGGAAGCCCGTCTCTACAAGGTGGCCGAGCGCTATATCATCTACCGCGAAAAGCGCCGTGAGCTCAGGAAGCAGAACCAGGCGTACATGGACGTTGCCGGCATGGTGGAGACCTATCTGGACAACTCGGACTGGCGCGTGAACGAAAACTCCAACATGGTGCATTCGTTCCAGGGCCTGATCCTGCATATGGCCGGGTCCGTGCAGGCCCGCTACGTGCTGGAAAAGTATCCCGAGGAAATCCGCGACGCCCACACCCACGGCTACATGCATATTCACGACCTTTCCTTCGGCCTTGCCGGGTACTGCTCGGGCTGGAGCCTGCGCGACCTGCTGCTGGAAGGGTTCAACCTCAAGGACCGCTGCTGTTCGTCCCCGGCCCAGCATTTCGACGCGGCCTGCGGCCAGATCGTCAACTTTCTCGGCACGCTCCAGAACGAGTGGGCCGGTGCGCAGGCCTTCAACAACGTGGACACCTATCTGGCTCCGTTCATACGCCACGACGGCCTGAACTACCATCAGGTCAAGCAGCAGATGCAGAAGCTGGTGTACAACCTGAACACCACCTCGCGCTGGGGCGGCCAGAGCCCGTTCACCAACTTCACGCTGGACTTCACCCCGCCCTCGCACATCGCCAACGAGCCGGTGATCATCGGCGGTGAGTTCCAGGATTCCACCTACGGCGAATACGCCGAGGAAATGGCCATGATCAATCAGGCCTTCCTCGAAGTCATGCTGGAGGGCGACGCGGACGGACGCATTTTCTCCTTCCCCATCCCCACCTACAACGTGACTCCGGATTTTGCCTGGGATTCCGAGGCCGGCAGCCTGCTGCTGAAGATGACCGCACGCTATGGCGCACCTTACTTCCAGAACTTCATCAACTCGGACCTCAACCCCGAAGACGTGCGCTCCATGTGCTGCCGTCTGCAGATGGACCTGCGTGAAATCCGCAAGAAGACCGGCGGCCTGTTCGGCGCCGGCGACCTGACCGGTTCCATCGGCGTTGTGACCCTGAACCTGCCCAAGCTGGCGTATCTGGCGCACAACGAAGAGGACTTCATGGAGCTGATCACCGAATACGCGGAAATGGCCCGCGATTCGCTGGAGTTCAAGCGCAAGATGATCCAGAAGAGCCTTGATGCGGGCATGTTCCCCTATTCACGCCGCTACCTGAAGAACGGCTACAAGGGGCACTTCTCCACCATCGGCGTGATCGGCGGACACGAAGCCTGCCAGAACCTGCTGGGCAAGGGCATTGAAACCGAAGCGGGCGTGCGGCTCATGCGCCGCGTGCTGCGCCTGCTGCGTCGTCTGGTCGTGGACTTTCAGGAAGAGACCGGCAACCTCTACAACCTCGAGGCCACGCCCGGCGAAGGCACCTGCTACCGTCTGGCCAAGATCGACCGCAACCTGTATGCGGACATCATCACTGCGGGCAGCGACGAGGTTCCCTATTACACCAACTCCACGCTGCTGCCCGTGGGCGTGACCACGGACGTGCTCTTTGCGTTGGAACATCAGGACCAGCTGCAGACCCAGTACAACGGGGGCACCGTGTTCCATTCGTTCATCGGCGAGGCCGCGCCGGACGAGGAGAGCGTCAAGAGCTTCCTGATCAAGGCCATGACCAATACCAAGATTCCGTATATCTCGCTCACGCCAACCTTCTCCATCTGCGAGGAACACGGCTACATCGCGGGCGAGCACTTCGACTGCCCCACCTGCGGCAAGGAAGCGGAAGTGTATACCCGCGTGGTGGGCTACTATCGCCCGGTGAGCCGCTGGAACAAGGGCAAGCAGCAGGAGTACAAGGATCGCGCCGAGTATAGTATGGACAGCGTTTGCTGCGGCTAG
- a CDS encoding sensor histidine kinase, with the protein MRSNRIYIKFFMAVSIMLAVLLVVVGTTFYLASNQLATIRNRPIADVTSSIMADEQGHQPDFALEETRDYFNRVAKGINGLIWVTDSSGSVIFKTFEGAPPEPAHLFSGKGKEGAVPISLHDGTPGQLHFVFNDDWHKETNTLFFLGLAASVLTIALLSWPVANHVARPLNHLRQVMARFADGDLEARATMCRCGKGEIAMLGRDYNAMADSIVRMIESNRELTTNVSHEMRSPLARLTILQQTLAERLSKTDDTRAVALLRDMDQEIEAMDNLIGRILQFSKMHLRPEEYRDVNLVEMMGSVLETYAPRQLEKDIRLDVFAPAKVVCHVGEESMLWLLENVIGNAVKHTPKNGRIVITMRSEDKQGVIEVTNTAAPLPETELQSIFEPFQRGSNQTGQGSGLGLALVARIAENVGGTVQATNAATGFRLTVRVPSSTTA; encoded by the coding sequence ATGCGATCCAACCGCATCTACATAAAATTCTTCATGGCGGTCAGCATCATGCTGGCCGTGCTGCTGGTCGTGGTGGGCACCACCTTCTATCTGGCCTCAAACCAGCTGGCCACCATCCGCAACAGGCCCATAGCCGACGTAACCTCGTCCATCATGGCCGACGAACAAGGGCACCAACCGGACTTCGCCCTGGAGGAAACCCGCGACTATTTCAACCGTGTGGCCAAAGGCATCAACGGACTGATCTGGGTCACGGACTCTTCGGGTTCCGTCATTTTCAAAACCTTCGAGGGCGCGCCCCCCGAACCGGCGCACCTGTTTTCGGGCAAGGGCAAGGAGGGCGCCGTGCCGATCAGCCTGCACGACGGCACGCCCGGGCAGCTGCACTTCGTATTCAACGACGATTGGCACAAGGAAACCAATACCCTGTTCTTTCTCGGGCTGGCGGCTTCGGTGCTGACCATCGCACTTTTGAGTTGGCCCGTGGCCAACCATGTGGCCCGGCCGCTCAACCACCTGCGCCAGGTCATGGCCCGGTTTGCGGACGGGGACCTTGAAGCCCGGGCCACCATGTGCCGGTGCGGCAAGGGCGAAATAGCCATGCTGGGCCGGGATTACAACGCCATGGCCGACAGCATCGTGCGCATGATCGAAAGCAATCGGGAACTGACCACCAACGTCTCCCACGAAATGCGCAGTCCGCTGGCCCGGCTGACCATCCTGCAGCAGACGTTGGCCGAACGATTGTCCAAAACCGACGACACGCGCGCCGTGGCCCTGCTCCGGGACATGGATCAGGAAATCGAGGCCATGGACAACCTCATCGGCCGCATCCTGCAGTTTTCCAAGATGCATCTGCGGCCGGAGGAATACCGGGACGTGAATCTGGTGGAAATGATGGGCAGCGTGCTGGAGACATATGCGCCCCGCCAGCTGGAAAAGGACATCCGCCTGGACGTGTTCGCCCCGGCCAAGGTCGTCTGCCATGTTGGCGAGGAATCCATGCTCTGGCTGCTGGAAAACGTCATCGGCAACGCCGTGAAGCACACGCCGAAAAACGGCCGGATCGTGATCACCATGCGCAGCGAAGACAAGCAGGGCGTCATCGAGGTGACCAACACCGCGGCCCCGCTTCCGGAAACCGAACTGCAATCCATTTTCGAGCCGTTCCAGCGCGGCTCCAACCAGACCGGGCAAGGCTCCGGCCTCGGCCTGGCACTGGTGGCGCGCATTGCCGAAAACGTTGGCGGCACCGTACAGGCCACCAACGCGGCCACGGGCTTTCGCCTGACAGTGCGCGTTCCGTCCAGCACCACAGCCTGA
- a CDS encoding response regulator — protein sequence MNESILIIDDDEKLRRVLREYLEEYGHSVLELPDGTSAAETVRRQAPDIVLLDVMMPKVDGFDVLRSIRSVSGIPVIMLTAKGEDSDRIVGLELGADDYIPKPFNPRELLARIRAVLRRASDRPAEQEANPDILEAGGLILDTARQSLIVDDKAHDLSSAEFNLMSVFMNNPDIVLSRDKLMNMAWGRDYEAYDRTIDVHVSKLRNLLKTYPAHAQRIRTVWGSGYKFLAG from the coding sequence ATGAACGAATCCATCCTCATAATAGACGACGACGAAAAACTCAGACGGGTACTCAGGGAATACCTTGAGGAATACGGACATTCCGTGCTGGAGTTGCCGGACGGAACCAGCGCTGCCGAAACAGTGCGCAGGCAGGCCCCGGACATCGTGCTGCTGGACGTGATGATGCCCAAGGTGGACGGCTTCGACGTGTTGCGTTCCATCCGCTCCGTTTCCGGAATCCCGGTGATCATGCTCACGGCCAAGGGTGAAGATTCGGACCGCATCGTCGGCCTTGAACTGGGTGCGGACGACTACATCCCCAAGCCCTTCAACCCGCGGGAGCTGCTGGCCCGCATCCGCGCGGTATTGCGCCGCGCCAGCGACCGCCCCGCCGAACAGGAGGCAAACCCGGACATACTCGAAGCCGGCGGACTGATACTGGACACGGCACGCCAATCCCTGATCGTGGACGACAAGGCCCACGACCTGTCCTCGGCGGAGTTCAACCTCATGTCCGTATTCATGAACAATCCGGATATCGTGCTCTCCCGCGACAAGCTCATGAACATGGCCTGGGGCAGGGATTACGAGGCCTATGACCGCACCATCGACGTGCACGTGAGCAAACTGCGCAACCTGCTCAAGACCTACCCGGCCCATGCCCAGCGCATCCGCACGGTCTGGGGCTCGGGCTACAAATTCCTGGCGGGCTGA
- a CDS encoding NYN domain-containing protein encodes MTDYLKSALFIDFDNIFIRLNDQDPELAEKFATQPQRWLSWLEKFALPRGCEEQRRAILIRKCYLNPQTFHDFRPHFITSAFGVTDCPPLTKQGKTSADIHMVLDILDAMNRDTNFDEFIIFSGDADFTPVLIKLRENDRMTTVLHVGPTSPAYKAASSMLISEDQFIEEALDYRDIPESIQDHASTQNLKEQVRQFILDTVAGSGSPIVMATLAAKIRQRFTRCLPCDSWFGAEKFRDFLYSLDLGGLQISSVIPGYVYDPERHEQPRETSPNTDFEQSHPNLFQFAKLVHQVTDVPLLTPAHYRELFRAIADEVARNGFQLTTTSKNVRDQLVEQDVPVSRQHVNFVLIGIGRSGYLYKKDGSDTSLELSKAFAQNVKNLCVAAQLSLDEQRMRKLFEWIISVDEIENPPAQ; translated from the coding sequence ATGACCGACTACCTCAAGAGCGCCCTGTTCATCGATTTCGACAATATTTTCATCCGCCTGAACGATCAGGACCCGGAACTGGCCGAAAAATTCGCCACCCAGCCCCAGCGCTGGCTGTCATGGCTGGAAAAATTCGCCCTGCCCCGTGGATGCGAAGAACAGCGCCGGGCCATCCTCATCCGCAAGTGCTACCTGAACCCGCAGACATTCCACGATTTCCGTCCCCATTTCATCACCTCCGCCTTCGGAGTCACGGACTGTCCGCCCCTGACCAAGCAGGGCAAGACCAGCGCGGACATCCACATGGTGCTCGACATTCTGGACGCCATGAACCGGGACACGAACTTCGACGAATTCATCATCTTTTCCGGCGATGCCGACTTCACGCCCGTGCTCATCAAACTGCGCGAGAACGACCGCATGACCACGGTGCTGCACGTGGGACCGACCTCCCCGGCCTACAAGGCGGCCAGTTCCATGCTCATCAGCGAGGACCAGTTCATCGAGGAAGCACTGGACTACCGGGACATTCCGGAGAGCATTCAGGACCACGCCTCCACCCAGAACCTCAAGGAACAGGTGCGCCAGTTCATACTGGATACCGTGGCCGGGTCCGGATCGCCCATCGTCATGGCTACGCTGGCCGCGAAAATCCGCCAGCGCTTCACCCGCTGCCTGCCCTGCGATTCATGGTTCGGGGCCGAGAAATTCCGGGACTTTTTGTATTCGCTGGACCTCGGCGGGCTGCAGATTTCCTCGGTCATTCCCGGCTACGTCTATGACCCGGAACGGCACGAACAGCCTCGGGAGACATCGCCCAACACGGATTTCGAGCAGAGCCATCCGAACCTGTTCCAATTTGCCAAGCTGGTGCATCAGGTCACGGACGTGCCCCTGCTGACCCCGGCCCACTACCGGGAACTGTTCCGGGCCATTGCCGACGAGGTGGCCCGCAACGGTTTCCAGCTGACCACCACCTCCAAGAACGTGCGCGACCAGCTGGTGGAACAGGACGTTCCGGTCTCGCGCCAGCATGTGAATTTCGTGCTCATCGGCATCGGCCGTTCCGGGTACCTGTACAAAAAGGACGGCTCGGACACGTCCCTGGAATTGTCCAAGGCCTTTGCCCAGAACGTCAAGAACCTGTGCGTGGCCGCACAGCTCTCCCTCGACGAGCAGCGCATGCGCAAACTCTTCGAATGGATCATTTCCGTTGACGAAATTGAAAATCCCCCCGCCCAGTAA
- a CDS encoding ubiquinone/menaquinone biosynthesis methyltransferase, with product MQEPDVAEKPVQGEHEEHGRKVKDMFGRIARWYDFLNHFLSLGQDIYWRYRLARAARPAEGGMVLDLAAGTMDVSVELLRQYPTVRVAALDFTHEMLAEGKRSKLKKGRENAILPVQADGRKLPMPDQCVDAVTIAFGIRNILPREAAYAEVLRVLKPGGRFCILEFGTGSRRVWKGLYNFYLDKLLPGIGRVVSGDASAYRYLADTIRAFPDERSLAAEMVDAGFERVYHVPMMSGIVYMHVGSKAGDDRS from the coding sequence ATGCAGGAACCGGATGTGGCGGAAAAACCCGTGCAGGGCGAACATGAGGAACATGGCCGCAAGGTCAAGGACATGTTTGGCCGCATTGCCCGCTGGTATGATTTTCTCAACCACTTTCTGAGTCTGGGCCAGGATATCTACTGGCGATATCGCCTGGCGCGCGCGGCCCGGCCCGCCGAGGGCGGCATGGTGCTCGACCTTGCGGCCGGGACCATGGACGTTTCCGTGGAGCTTTTGCGCCAATACCCCACGGTGCGCGTGGCCGCGCTCGACTTTACCCATGAAATGCTGGCCGAGGGCAAACGCTCCAAGCTGAAAAAGGGCCGCGAGAACGCGATACTCCCGGTGCAGGCGGATGGCCGCAAACTGCCCATGCCCGACCAGTGCGTGGACGCGGTCACCATAGCCTTCGGCATCCGCAACATATTGCCGCGAGAGGCGGCCTATGCCGAGGTCCTGCGCGTGCTCAAGCCGGGCGGACGCTTCTGCATCCTCGAATTCGGCACGGGCAGCCGCCGGGTCTGGAAGGGCCTGTATAATTTTTATCTGGACAAACTGCTGCCGGGCATAGGCCGGGTTGTGTCCGGCGATGCATCGGCGTATCGCTACCTTGCGGATACCATCCGGGCCTTTCCGGACGAGCGCAGCCTTGCCGCCGAGATGGTGGACGCAGGGTTTGAAAGGGTTTACCACGTGCCCATGATGTCGGGGATCGTGTACATGCACGTGGGCAGCAAGGCCGGAGACGACCGGTCCTGA
- a CDS encoding DUF2065 domain-containing protein, with amino-acid sequence MNIDWTLILSALGLALVIEGIPYFIFADRMPRVLRTLAEQPPRNLRILGLTAAILGLLVIWLARSLH; translated from the coding sequence ATGAATATCGACTGGACCCTCATACTCTCGGCCCTGGGCCTTGCCTTGGTCATTGAAGGCATTCCCTATTTCATCTTTGCCGACCGCATGCCCCGGGTGCTGCGCACGCTTGCCGAACAGCCGCCCCGAAACCTGCGCATCCTCGGGCTTACGGCCGCCATCCTCGGCCTGCTCGTGATCTGGCTGGCCCGTTCGCTGCACTAG
- a CDS encoding nucleotide sugar dehydrogenase, translating to MSVVTFDDLKKKRDAIAVLGLGYVGLPLAVALARHFRVLGVDISETRVDELEKGFDRTGEIDFEDVGDCDLTFTSDVARLNEARLILVAVPTPIDEHRSPDLRPVVGASTTVGANMASGTVVVYESTVYPGLTEEICVPILERESSMKCGEDFKVGYSPERINPGDREHRLETIVKVVAGMDEESSDLLAHVYGTVVEAGIHRAADIRTAEAAKVIENTQRDLNIALMNELAMIFDRMGIDTLDVLEAAGTKWNFLPFRPGLVGGHCIGVDPYYLTFKAEAMGLHPQVILAGRQINDGLGKFIAESTVKRMINDGAVIKGARVGVMGFTFKENVPDLRNTRVVDVVAELESFGVNVVVTDPLADADEAREEYGMHLRPMEDLRDLDALILTVAHDAYASIPLAEIRGWFRNPDKALLVDVKGFFDRKAVQDEGMTLWRL from the coding sequence ATGTCAGTTGTCACCTTTGATGACCTGAAGAAAAAGCGGGATGCCATTGCGGTTTTGGGACTGGGCTATGTGGGCCTGCCCCTGGCCGTGGCCCTTGCCCGGCATTTTCGCGTGCTGGGCGTGGATATTTCCGAAACCCGCGTGGACGAGCTGGAAAAGGGTTTTGACCGCACCGGCGAAATCGATTTCGAGGACGTGGGCGACTGCGACCTGACCTTCACCTCGGACGTTGCCCGGCTGAACGAGGCCCGTCTCATACTGGTGGCCGTGCCCACGCCCATCGACGAGCACCGCTCCCCGGACCTGCGTCCGGTGGTCGGCGCCAGCACCACGGTGGGTGCAAACATGGCTTCCGGCACGGTGGTGGTCTACGAGTCCACGGTCTATCCCGGGCTGACAGAGGAAATCTGCGTGCCCATTCTTGAGCGTGAATCCTCCATGAAGTGCGGCGAGGACTTCAAGGTGGGCTATTCGCCCGAGCGCATCAATCCCGGCGACCGCGAGCACCGGCTGGAGACCATCGTCAAGGTGGTGGCCGGCATGGACGAGGAAAGCTCGGACCTCTTGGCCCACGTCTACGGAACCGTGGTGGAGGCGGGCATTCACCGCGCCGCGGACATCCGCACGGCCGAGGCCGCCAAGGTCATCGAGAATACCCAGCGCGACCTGAACATCGCGCTCATGAACGAGCTGGCCATGATTTTCGACCGTATGGGCATCGACACGCTGGACGTGCTCGAGGCGGCCGGCACCAAATGGAATTTCCTGCCGTTCAGGCCGGGGCTGGTGGGCGGCCACTGCATCGGCGTGGACCCGTACTACCTGACCTTCAAGGCCGAGGCCATGGGCCTGCATCCGCAGGTGATACTGGCCGGCCGGCAGATCAACGACGGCCTGGGCAAGTTTATCGCCGAATCCACGGTCAAGCGCATGATCAACGACGGCGCGGTCATCAAGGGCGCGCGCGTGGGCGTCATGGGGTTCACCTTCAAGGAGAACGTGCCGGACCTGCGCAACACCCGGGTGGTGGACGTGGTGGCCGAGCTGGAATCCTTTGGCGTGAACGTTGTGGTCACGGATCCGCTGGCCGATGCGGACGAGGCCCGCGAGGAATACGGCATGCATCTGCGGCCCATGGAGGACCTGCGCGATCTGGACGCGCTGATCCTGACCGTGGCCCACGATGCCTACGCCTCCATTCCGCTGGCCGAGATCAGGGGCTGGTTCCGCAATCCGGACAAGGCCCTGCTCGTGGACGTAAAGGGATTTTTCGACCGCAAGGCCGTACAGGATGAGGGCATGACTCTCTGGAGGCTGTAG
- the mqnB gene encoding futalosine hydrolase → MLALVAATHRELRACLAGAGIDLPDGDALEQGGTARISVHGRELLACTCGVGLVNAGIMLGRLLERGVAGVVNVGIAGSFDVQAAPLGSVWLAKSETWPEYGVLDENGMTDARALKFPLARVGGEAVWDRVALNPYRDAEAMGLHADRQWGEADFLSVSGVSAATERAHGLRKRFDVLLENMEGFALAFGCAVAGVPFVELRTVSNRVGSRERTDWDIEGALAALGNACTGLLSGRREDSPLF, encoded by the coding sequence ATGCTGGCACTGGTGGCCGCCACACATCGCGAGCTGCGCGCCTGTCTTGCCGGGGCGGGTATCGACCTGCCCGACGGCGATGCCCTGGAACAGGGCGGCACGGCGCGGATCAGCGTGCATGGCCGGGAACTGCTGGCCTGCACATGCGGCGTGGGGCTGGTCAATGCCGGGATCATGCTGGGTCGTCTGCTGGAACGCGGCGTGGCCGGGGTGGTCAACGTGGGCATCGCCGGTTCGTTCGACGTGCAGGCCGCGCCCCTGGGGTCGGTCTGGCTGGCCAAAAGCGAGACATGGCCCGAATACGGTGTACTGGACGAGAACGGTATGACCGATGCCCGCGCCCTGAAGTTTCCGCTGGCCCGGGTGGGCGGCGAGGCGGTCTGGGACCGGGTCGCCCTGAACCCGTATCGGGATGCCGAGGCCATGGGCCTGCATGCGGACAGGCAGTGGGGCGAAGCGGATTTCCTTTCCGTGAGCGGTGTGAGCGCCGCAACGGAGCGCGCCCACGGCCTGCGGAAAAGGTTTGACGTGCTGCTGGAGAACATGGAAGGGTTTGCCCTTGCCTTTGGGTGTGCCGTCGCCGGTGTGCCGTTTGTGGAATTGAGGACCGTGTCCAATCGTGTTGGATCCCGAGAGAGGACGGATTGGGACATCGAGGGGGCGCTTGCGGCGTTGGGGAACGCCTGCACTGGCCTGTTGTCAGGACGCCGAGAGGACAGTCCGCTATTTTGA
- a CDS encoding polyprenyl synthetase family protein — MKELLAYFDGELPGINAFLEEEARKLNGLVSDVALHILGSGGKRIRPMLTILTARALGYDRDDYLPMACALELLHSATLLHDDYLDDADMRRGSRAAHLVFGRSETILAGDALLALANEMGARYGKARLSAVLAKGIMDTAAGEIEEIGFSRNPALDRETYMDIIIGKTARLIETACRCGAVLATDDAAMEEAAAEYGLNLGIAFQLVDDALDYVSPSSETGKPEGGDLKEGKVTLPLILLMEQADEVAAEELLDALRERRLSAEQCTDIVTQVRDGGYADRTRDEAAAYVQKAKDALGPFPDCPELTVLRQAAEYVLTRTK, encoded by the coding sequence ATGAAAGAACTTCTTGCATATTTCGATGGGGAACTTCCCGGGATCAATGCCTTTCTTGAGGAGGAAGCCCGCAAGCTGAACGGGCTGGTCAGCGACGTGGCCCTGCATATTCTGGGTTCCGGGGGAAAGCGCATACGTCCCATGCTGACCATTCTCACGGCCCGTGCATTGGGCTATGACCGGGACGACTACCTGCCCATGGCCTGTGCGCTTGAGCTGTTGCATTCCGCCACCCTGTTGCACGACGACTACCTCGACGACGCGGACATGCGCCGGGGCAGCAGGGCCGCGCATCTGGTGTTCGGGCGCAGCGAGACCATTCTGGCCGGGGACGCGCTTCTGGCGCTGGCCAATGAAATGGGCGCGCGCTACGGCAAGGCCCGGCTTTCCGCGGTGCTGGCCAAGGGCATCATGGACACGGCCGCGGGCGAGATCGAGGAGATCGGCTTTTCCCGCAATCCCGCGCTGGACCGCGAAACCTACATGGACATCATTATCGGCAAGACCGCGCGTCTTATCGAAACGGCCTGTCGCTGCGGCGCGGTGCTGGCCACGGATGATGCCGCCATGGAGGAAGCCGCCGCGGAATACGGCCTGAACCTGGGCATCGCCTTCCAGCTGGTGGACGACGCCCTTGATTATGTTTCCCCTTCCTCCGAGACCGGCAAGCCCGAGGGCGGCGATCTCAAGGAAGGCAAGGTGACCCTGCCGCTGATCCTGCTCATGGAGCAGGCGGACGAGGTTGCCGCCGAAGAGTTGCTGGACGCCCTGCGCGAGCGCAGGCTTTCGGCAGAGCAGTGTACGGACATCGTGACGCAGGTGCGTGACGGCGGTTATGCGGACAGGACGCGGGACGAGGCCGCGGCCTACGTGCAAAAGGCCAAGGACGCGCTGGGGCCGTTTCCGGATTGCCCGGAACTGACGGTGCTCCGGCAGGCTGCCGAGTACGTGCTCACGAGAACCAAGTAG